TCTTTCTGTAGGGAAAAATCATTTTCGCTTGATTGCAAGTCAATATTCTTTTGTATCTAAATTAATTGAAGCACGTTTTCCTCCCTATGCTAAGGCCATTCCAAGAAATCAGGATAAACAAGTGATTGTGGAACGTGATTTATTGCGGCGTGCTCTTTCCCGTATTGTTATCTTAGCTCATGAAAAATCAAGGGCTGTTTTGTTGCATGTGCAAGAAGCTCAATTGACTTTAATTGCTAATAATCAGGAACAAGAAGAAGCCATTGAAACAGTGGAAGCACAAACACAAGGTGGTGAATTAAAAATAGGTATTAATGCCAGTTATTTATTAGATGTGCTGAATCATGTAGAAGAAGGCCTGTTACGTTTATCAATGACAAATGCTGATAGTAGTATTCTTGTTGAATCGATGCAGGATGATCATTATAAATACATCATTATGCCGATGAAAATCTAATCAATGTTAGCATGTTCGTCGTAAGGAAACTGTCTAAAGTTGTGCACGAACGGTCCGTCATGTCATTCATTTTTGTACGATGCTGATAAGTTTATCCTATTATAGCTCAACCTGACTCTAAGTCAGGCCTGATTTTTTTAAGATTAAAAATAAGAAATCACTGAAACTTTCAATGGCAAGCGTGTTTGGCTCTGTTAATATAAGAGGAATTTCTTTCCAGTTGCAAATATGCAGAAATTATTCTTATGATTCTCACCGAATTGCATGTGCATCATTTACGTAACATACGGTTTGCCCGGCTTGCGTTTCATCCGCGAATGAATGTTTTTTATGGTGCAAATGGCAGTGGAAAAACCTCCATGTTGGAAGCTATTTATTTGCTTGGAACTGGGCATTCATTTCGGACTCGTGAAATTTCTCCTTTGATACAACATGAGGAAAAAGCATTAACGTTGTTTGCAAAAACTCATATGGATGAATCTATCAGTATGCAAAAATCCCTGGCGGGTTCAACCATCGTTAAGCTCAATCAACAACCTTGCCGCAATAGCAGCGAGCTCGCTCGATTTTTGCCCTGCCAGGTTTTTTATCAGGATATTTTTTATATTATTGATGCAGGTCCATCTGTACGTCGTAATATTATGGATTGGGGATTGTTTCACGTGAAACAATCCTATCATGGTGTATGGAAAGAATATCGTCGAGTGCTTAAACAGCGTAATGCTTTATTGAAGCAGAAAGCCAATCGTCAACAATTTGTTCCTTGGGATAAATTACTAGTCGATTTGTCTCATGAGCTTGATAGAATGCGCTCTGATTATTTTGCACAGTGGGTAGAAGTATTTCAGCATTTTCTTTCTGGTTTAACGGATATCTCTTGTAAAATACATTATGAAAAAGGATGGGACAGGCGTAATCAAGGTAAAGAATTGCAACAAATTCTGACAGAACAATTCGCCAGTGATTGTCAACGTCAATACACTCAATCAGGAGCTCATCAGGCTGATTTTGTTTTTGATTGTTCATCCACCATTAAAGCAAAATATTTATTATCACGCGGCCAGCAAAAAATTATTTTAACCGCATTAAAATTGGCTCAAGCGCATTTATTACAAAAGCCATGCATTTATTTATTTGATGATATTTTTGCGGAATTAGATGAAACACATTTACAACGTTTGTTGCGTTGTCTAGAGAAAATCAAAGGACAGTTTCTGTTTACTGTTACGGATAAAAATTATGTACAACGATTGGAAACCGTGGGAAGCATGATGGTTTATTCTTTAGAGCAAGGCCAAATTCAATGTGTTTCACGTGAAACACATGCCTACTAGAATAATTCATTGATATTAACAGAAGCATTTAAAATTTTGGCAAGTATAAATAATGGTCATAATGGATGATTTCAGGTGAATGTTTGTAAAGATGTAACTCCCCACGTCATCCCGAGTGCAGCGAGGGATCTCCAGCAACTGGCAGGTATTAAATTAATGTAAAAAACACTTGAAAAATTATGCGGTTATGATCAAATAGCTGCATGAAAGACCATGAACAAATCATCACAACGCTTTTGGCAAAGATTGCTGAACTGGAAAAAATCGTAGAACAGCAAGCTGCACAAATAGCAGAGCTGGAAAAACGACTGAACAAGAATAGCAGCAACAGCTCAAAGCCCCCGTCAAGTGACGGGTTAGGCAAACTACGCCGTACGACATCACTACGTGAAAATGGGAAACGTAACAGTGGTGGCCAAAAGGCCACAAGGGCGAAACGTTAAAACAGATTAAATCACCAGATATTGTCAAAAACCATGTATTGCTAACATGCCCGGATTGTTATGGTTCATTACTTTCAACGCCGGTGATTGGAATTGTGAAGCGCCAGGTTTTTGATATTCCACCACCCAAAATTGAAGTCACGGAACATCAGGCTGAAGTAAAATATTGCGAGTGCTGTAATAAAACGATAACAGCAGCATTT
This genomic interval from Legionella oakridgensis ATCC 33761 = DSM 21215 contains the following:
- a CDS encoding DUF6444 domain-containing protein, with product MKDHEQIITTLLAKIAELEKIVEQQAAQIAELEKRLNKNSSNSSKPPSSDGLGKLRRTTSLRENGKRNSGGQKATRAKR
- the recF gene encoding DNA replication/repair protein RecF (All proteins in this family for which functions are known are DNA-binding proteins that assist the filamentation of RecA onto DNA for the initiation of recombination or recombinational repair.), with translation MILTELHVHHLRNIRFARLAFHPRMNVFYGANGSGKTSMLEAIYLLGTGHSFRTREISPLIQHEEKALTLFAKTHMDESISMQKSLAGSTIVKLNQQPCRNSSELARFLPCQVFYQDIFYIIDAGPSVRRNIMDWGLFHVKQSYHGVWKEYRRVLKQRNALLKQKANRQQFVPWDKLLVDLSHELDRMRSDYFAQWVEVFQHFLSGLTDISCKIHYEKGWDRRNQGKELQQILTEQFASDCQRQYTQSGAHQADFVFDCSSTIKAKYLLSRGQQKIILTALKLAQAHLLQKPCIYLFDDIFAELDETHLQRLLRCLEKIKGQFLFTVTDKNYVQRLETVGSMMVYSLEQGQIQCVSRETHAY
- a CDS encoding IS66 family transposase zinc-finger binding domain-containing protein, with the translated sequence MLTCPDCYGSLLSTPVIGIVKRQVFDIPPPKIEVTEHQAEVKYCECCNKTITAAFPAGVLAPVQYGEVIRITVSS